One region of Vanessa cardui chromosome 20, ilVanCard2.1, whole genome shotgun sequence genomic DNA includes:
- the LOC124538599 gene encoding zinc carboxypeptidase-like: protein MLLKILIFSVLSAISTCEKVRYDNYSLYKIYPQNEDHLKFLNDLQDSDDLRFWKLPSSVDDYASVVSSPEKKVLFEHSLKKRSLNYEVMLENIQQTFDEQLYSRKRRDTRNQLFWTNFQTMEDIYEWFHHLARTHENLVTIIHAGKSFEGRNITGVKISRKPSQRAIFIEGGQVAADWLSPTVTTYIVDQLVRGDSPEIRQAAEDFEWHIFPILNPDGHEYTQNFDRLWLKNRRPTVGRSVGVDLSKNWNSQWGVRGGSFEPAASNYIGLGPFSEYETRAISRYIESMDTKLYGLLSFRGFGQRLLIPFAHTTSHMYNYNKTVLIGRRAMGSLAGRYNTQYLVGNSMEVHDGSTGSIADWVKHRYNPLLVFTYQLRDTGNSGYVLPVNQVLPSCEETFDSVLAIIREARFLNVL from the exons ATGttactgaaaatattaatttttagtgtttTGAGTGCAATTTCGACTTGCGAGAAAGTTAGATATGACAATTATTCGCTGTACAAAATATATCCACAAAACGAAGATCACTTGAAGTTTTTAAACGATTTACAAGACAGTGATGATTTACGTTTTTGGAAATTACCTTCATCTGTCGATGACTATGCGAGTGTTGTGTCTTCACCTGAAAAGAAAGTTCTTTTTGAACATTCCCTTAAGAAAAGGAGTTTAAACTATGAGGTTATGCTGGAAAATATTCAAca AACATTTGATGAGCAATTATACAGCAGAAAAAGACGTGACACAAGAAATCAGTTGTTTTGGACTAATTTTCAAACAATGGAAGATATTTATGAGTGGTTCCATCATTTGGCTAGAACGCATGAAAATCTTGTGACCATCATTCATGCGGGGAAATCATTTGAAG gtcgAAACATAACTGGAGTGAAAATATCACGTAAGCCAAGTCAACGCGCTATTTTCATAGAAGGCGGTCAAGTTGCTGCTGATTGGCTTTCTCCAACTGTTACCACATATATAGTGGATCAGCTTGTGCGAGGCGATAGTCCTGAAATAAGGCAGGCTGCAGAAGACTTTGAATGGCACATTTTTCCAATCCTAAACCCTGATGGTCATGAATACACACAAAATTTT gATAGACTTTGGCTTAAGAATCGTAGGCCGACAGTAGGACGTTCAGTTGGTGTTGATTTATCAAAGAATTGGAATTCACAATGGGGAG ttAGAGGGGGCAGTTTCGAACCAGCTGCCAGTAACTACATAGGCTTAGGGCCATTTTCAGAATATGAGACGAGAGCTATTTCAAGATATATCGAATCAATGGATACTAAACTATATGGATTATTGTCATTTAGAGGGTTTGGACAAAGGCTGTTGATACCTTTTGCTCATACCACAtcacatatgtataattataataaaacg GTCCTAATCGGAAGACGAGCTATGGGATCTCTGGCAGGCCGTTATAATACGCAATATTTGGTTGGAAATTCGATGGAAGTTCAtg ACGGTTCTACGGGTTCTATTGCTGACTGGGTCAAGCATCGCTATAATCCTCTCTTGGTTTTCACCTACCAACTCAGGGATACCGGTAATTCGGGTTACGTATTACCAGTGAACCAAGTGCTGCCATCTTGTGAGGAAACTTTTGACTCTGTTTTGGCGATCATTAGGGAGGCGAGGTTTCTTAATGTACTCTAG